The genomic DNA TTTTTAAATTTTCGGCAACGATCATCCCCATGACACGATCAATACTCGAACGAACAGCGCTTAATTGCGTAATGATATCCATGCACTCTTTTTCCTCGTCAATCATTTTTTGGATACCACGAATTTGTCCTTCTGTACGTCTCAAGCGATTTAGAATTGTTTTGTTGTCAATAGTCATCATAGAACCTCCCACTCTTTTTTTGCAAATAATACCCTATATAGGTATTATTTGCAAATGAAAACTGCAACTTTTTGAAATTAAAAGTTTTAATG from Enterococcus mundtii includes the following:
- a CDS encoding metal-sensitive transcriptional regulator, which gives rise to MTIDNKTILNRLRRTEGQIRGIQKMIDEEKECMDIITQLSAVRSSIDRVMGMIVAENLKNCLEHPENSVEEQAKKMEQAINMIIKK